In the Flavobacterium sp. 90 genome, CGAAGAATTTGTAATTTTTGCCAACAGAAAAGAAAATGGTTTTGCGGTGGTTCGCGTTTTAGGAAAAAATATGAATCCTAATAATATTATGACCTTAATGAGCGTTTTAAAACAATCAAATATTAATATGGACCAGTTGAAACCTTTGCAACAATTAATGAAATAATACATTCTTACTTTAAATTCAAAAAAAAGCTCCATGAAAATGGAGCTTTTTTTGTTTAACATTTTAGAAGATTATACGTAATAATATTTTTTTCGTTTTATTATAATCGAAATCTTATTTAATTATATTTGTTGCTAACCAAAACATGATTATTAAATTAAAGAATATGGTACAAAAAACATCGAATGCCTTTATTGCGGCATCTTGGGTAGCTCTTGGGGCTGGAACAGTAGGTTTTATCGTTGGACTTGCAAGAGCCGAAATGTTATTAAATGAAAAAGGATATTATTTTACAGTTTTAATGTTTGGATTATTTGCTGTGGTGTCCTTGCAAAAAAGTGTGAGAGACAGACTTGAAAATCTTCCTGTAACAGATATTTACTATGGTATTTGTTGGTTCGGAACACTATTGTCAATTGTTTTGTTAACTGTTGGACTTTGGAATGCGACTATTTTGCCAAGTGAAAAAGGTTTTTATGCATTTGCCTTTTTGTTGGCTTTATTTGGAGCGATCTCGGTACAAAAAAATACA is a window encoding:
- the yiaA gene encoding inner membrane protein YiaA, producing the protein MVQKTSNAFIAASWVALGAGTVGFIVGLARAEMLLNEKGYYFTVLMFGLFAVVSLQKSVRDRLENLPVTDIYYGICWFGTLLSIVLLTVGLWNATILPSEKGFYAFAFLLALFGAISVQKNTRDNMVFEKSE